From Shewanella yunxiaonensis, the proteins below share one genomic window:
- the rsmI gene encoding 16S rRNA (cytidine(1402)-2'-O)-methyltransferase, with the protein MTMPVALYIVPTPIGNLGDLTPRAVEVLSAVSLIACEDTRHSGKLLSHFNITTRTMALHDHNERARAQWFIEKLQAGESVALISDAGTPLISDPGYHLVSQVRDAGFQVSPLPGACAAITALSASGLPSDRFSFEGFLPAKDKARLDKLASLKEDSRTLIFYESPHRILPSLEALEQVFGSERPMVMARELTKTFETFLVGSISEVRARVEADPNQQKGEMILMCHGYVGAADEDAIPAKALDTLKLLCGELPLKKAAAITAEIYGLKKNALYKQGLELGW; encoded by the coding sequence ATGACCATGCCCGTTGCGCTTTATATTGTTCCAACTCCGATTGGTAATCTAGGGGACCTCACCCCACGGGCGGTAGAGGTGTTGTCTGCAGTCAGCCTGATTGCCTGCGAAGATACCCGTCATAGCGGTAAATTACTGAGTCACTTTAATATTACCACTCGTACGATGGCACTGCATGATCACAATGAACGCGCCAGGGCGCAATGGTTTATCGAAAAGCTGCAGGCCGGGGAGTCGGTGGCATTGATCAGCGACGCCGGGACTCCGTTGATTTCCGATCCCGGCTATCATTTGGTGTCACAGGTGCGTGACGCCGGATTTCAGGTCAGTCCGTTACCGGGGGCTTGTGCCGCAATTACAGCCCTGTCGGCGTCAGGACTGCCGTCCGATCGCTTCTCGTTTGAGGGCTTCCTGCCGGCCAAAGATAAAGCACGTCTGGATAAATTGGCGTCGCTCAAGGAAGATAGTCGCACGCTGATATTCTATGAATCGCCTCACCGAATTCTGCCAAGCCTAGAGGCTCTGGAACAGGTATTCGGCAGCGAGCGGCCGATGGTGATGGCGCGCGAACTTACCAAGACCTTTGAAACCTTTCTGGTGGGGAGTATCAGCGAGGTTCGCGCCCGGGTTGAGGCAGACCCCAATCAGCAAAAGGGCGAAATGATACTGATGTGCCACGGTTATGTCGGTGCTGCCGATGAAGATGCGATACCCGCAAAAGCGCTGGATACACTGAAACTGCTATGTGGCGAATTGCCACTTAAAAAGGCAGCTGCAATTACCGCTGAAATCTACGGCCTGAAGAAAAATGCCCTTTATAAACAGGGATTGGAACTTGGCTGGTAA
- a CDS encoding penicillin-binding protein activator has product MLKSQNLIKPTIAIVLLASLWGCGSRPQQPTENIQSQVISLATANATPASYIAQATKAAEPATRQRLLLLAAKGYLNSNQPESAAEILTALKKNLLADPELMAEYRILNARVLEQQGHLGDALTQLQFQSTWQLPQWQWNNYHQMRVRLYEKTKQPVLQARELSDWSQHLPADEAKPLYQQIWTLLKSVPEETLEAQANKGGDTAYLGWLQLAYLAKHYAVDPASLVSHLDGWQRANPSHPAALQLPQDLQRALNTKPYHPQHIAVLLPLSGERANIAEPIRQGIVAAYLAEPDDSVSINFYDTATGAAKAYQQALQNNADFIIGPLLPNEVEQILSLGQQPSAPIVPSTTTGSAQPTPAQAVSPRAAPPELFLNHTSKLLVNKDKYYFALSPTQESEDAAQRMYQDGIERPLLLASDDNIGHRMAESFNVSWQALTNEPAEIHYFSADKMRDTVQDALNVSDSQDRIKQIKSILGNQIKADFRSRRDIDAIYMICSNQALPLLKPYIDVNFSVFAEPVPIYTSSRARQDDSRQTVQELNNITLSDIPWLLQNSSDSNVSSLWPSWGNTQKRLYAMGFDSLQLVNKLAQMRAFPGYQFNGRTGLLSVDSDGVLNRQLKWGKYWHGVLRPQ; this is encoded by the coding sequence GTGTTGAAAAGCCAGAATTTGATCAAGCCTACAATTGCCATTGTGCTGTTGGCCAGCCTCTGGGGTTGTGGCAGCCGACCGCAACAACCAACAGAAAATATTCAAAGCCAGGTCATCTCGTTGGCAACGGCTAATGCCACACCTGCCAGCTATATAGCACAAGCCACTAAAGCGGCTGAACCAGCCACTCGCCAGCGCTTGTTGCTATTGGCGGCAAAGGGTTACCTGAACAGCAATCAGCCTGAGTCCGCGGCTGAAATTCTGACCGCGCTGAAAAAAAACCTGTTAGCTGATCCCGAATTGATGGCGGAATATCGCATTCTCAACGCCCGAGTGCTTGAACAACAAGGACATTTAGGTGATGCCTTGACGCAACTGCAGTTCCAATCCACCTGGCAACTCCCTCAGTGGCAATGGAACAATTATCACCAAATGCGGGTGCGTCTTTATGAAAAAACCAAGCAACCGGTATTACAAGCACGAGAGTTGAGCGACTGGAGCCAGCATTTACCTGCGGATGAAGCCAAACCGCTGTATCAGCAAATCTGGACACTACTCAAATCCGTACCTGAGGAAACGTTAGAAGCTCAGGCAAATAAAGGCGGCGATACTGCGTACCTTGGCTGGCTGCAATTAGCTTATCTGGCAAAACACTACGCGGTGGATCCGGCAAGTCTGGTCAGTCATCTGGATGGCTGGCAACGAGCGAATCCGTCGCATCCCGCCGCGTTACAATTACCCCAGGATTTGCAGCGGGCGTTAAATACCAAACCTTACCATCCGCAACATATTGCAGTGTTACTGCCATTGAGCGGGGAGCGCGCCAATATTGCTGAACCCATACGGCAGGGCATAGTCGCTGCCTATCTGGCAGAACCAGATGATTCGGTCAGCATTAATTTCTATGACACTGCCACCGGTGCGGCTAAAGCCTATCAGCAAGCGCTGCAGAACAACGCGGATTTTATCATCGGTCCATTGTTGCCTAATGAAGTCGAACAGATTCTCTCATTAGGGCAACAACCGTCAGCACCAATAGTGCCATCAACCACCACCGGGAGTGCACAACCGACCCCAGCACAAGCAGTGTCGCCACGCGCTGCACCACCAGAGTTGTTTTTGAACCATACAAGCAAGCTATTGGTTAATAAAGACAAATACTATTTCGCCTTGTCACCGACGCAGGAATCCGAGGATGCGGCTCAACGCATGTATCAGGATGGTATTGAACGTCCGCTGTTGCTGGCCAGCGACGATAATATTGGCCATCGCATGGCCGAAAGTTTTAATGTCAGCTGGCAAGCCTTAACCAATGAACCCGCTGAAATTCATTATTTTTCAGCGGATAAGATGCGGGATACGGTTCAGGATGCGCTTAATGTCAGCGACAGTCAGGACCGGATTAAGCAGATTAAGAGCATTCTTGGCAATCAGATTAAGGCAGATTTCCGTTCACGGCGAGATATTGATGCTATCTATATGATCTGTAGTAACCAGGCATTACCGCTGCTGAAACCGTACATTGACGTTAACTTCAGTGTTTTCGCGGAGCCGGTCCCCATTTATACCAGTAGTCGGGCCCGACAGGATGACAGCCGCCAAACGGTGCAAGAACTGAATAATATCACGCTCAGCGATATCCCCTGGCTGTTACAAAACAGCAGTGACAGTAATGTTTCGAGTTTATGGCCCTCGTGGGGCAATACTCAAAAACGGCTTTATGCGATGGGCTTTGACTCGCTGCAGTTGGTAAATAAGTTGGCGCAGATGCGTGCCTTCCCCGGCTACCAGTTCAACGGCCGCACCGGACTGTTATCGGTCGACAGTGATGGTGTACTGAACCGGCAGCTGAAGTGGGGGAAATACTGGCATGGGGTGCTGCGACCTCAATAA
- a CDS encoding YraN family protein: MMTGKDAEQLARKFLEQRGLIFVEQNVRYPFGELDLVMKQHSEWVFVEVKYRATNGFGGALQALTAAQRERIRKAASLYLQQHNIRESCRFDVIAIDGSEVNWLAGAF; encoded by the coding sequence ATGATGACAGGCAAGGATGCTGAACAGCTCGCCCGAAAATTTCTCGAACAACGGGGGCTGATATTTGTCGAACAGAATGTTCGATATCCCTTTGGAGAGCTGGATCTGGTCATGAAACAGCACTCTGAATGGGTTTTCGTAGAAGTAAAATATCGCGCCACCAACGGGTTTGGCGGCGCGTTGCAGGCGCTGACGGCCGCGCAACGGGAACGCATCCGCAAGGCGGCCAGTTTATATCTGCAGCAACATAACATCAGGGAAAGCTGCCGGTTTGATGTCATTGCCATCGACGGCAGCGAAGTGAACTGGCTAGCGGGA